One Mugil cephalus isolate CIBA_MC_2020 chromosome 8, CIBA_Mcephalus_1.1, whole genome shotgun sequence genomic window carries:
- the LOC125011673 gene encoding probable gluconokinase — MIYIIMGVSGCGKSSLGLILSEKLGWPLHEGDNFHPRENVEKMVRGEPLTDEDRLPWLLILHEIIQRERSSGSHALVVCSALKRHYRQILLHGSRALSSSSCPGQDILPPASPDIFFLFLYGDYDLIHERMVARRGHYMKADLLRSQFDALEPPMDEENVLPLDIRRSIADMVTEVEKHVLSLKLPPVMK, encoded by the exons ATGATCTACATAATAATGGGAGTCTCGGGTTGTGGAAA AAGTTCACTGGGGTTGATCCTAtctgaaaag TTGGGCTGGCCTCTGCATGAAGGGGATAACTTCCACCCTCGGGAGAACGTGGAGAAGATGGTTCGTGGTGAACCACTCACAGATGAG GACAGGTTGCCTTGGCTTCTTATACTTCACGAAATCATCCAGAG AGAACGGAGTTCAGGCTCTCACGCTCTCGTGGTGTGCTCTGCCCTGAAGCGCCACTACCGGCAAATCCTCCTTCACGGCTCCAGAGCTCTCTCTTCCTCGTCCTGCCCAGGCCAAGATATCTTGCCTCCCGCTTCTCCCGAtatctttttcctcttcctatATGGCGACTATGACCTCATTCACGAGAGGATGGTTGCTCGGAGGGGACATTACATGAAAGCGGACCTGCTGCGTTCGCAGTTCGATGCGTTAGAGCCCCCGATGGACGAGGAGAACGTGCTGCCGCTGGACATCAGGAGGAGCATCGCCGACATGGTCACGGAGGTTGAGAAGCACGTCCTCAGCCTCAAGTTGCCACCGGTGATGAAGTGA
- the LOC125012035 gene encoding ubiquilin-1-like, producing MPGSMKNEPTGLENVHVSIRSATESRDFTVRGDCTVRQMRWDLAERLGAKAEQLVLIHAGRVLRESELMSHLKGQSGSVSLRMIQRPPYSSGPPASDAASETVQSEPTAALDLDPDNSTPTPTSPLCLVEGLDSLGLENSSPGFFPALQRQMENQLLANPEMLRRVLGSPFVHNTLSNSGPQLTRQLILSNPQIQDLLQTTPEFEDMLNNTDVISQVMELIRNPDMLDEVIQPEGRALDSLQPEQDKPETVPGHSDGRRRTDSKIREHSLNLTQIDGIEVPTVETTSSRSHQTPKGESSQTPSVSTDPLKGFAAASRAGPNSQSTSTAGMQSLLEEITASPGLMESLLSGPYVSSLLNCLSQNPDLAAQMLLSHPLFSGNPQLQQEMRGQIPLFLQQMQSPELLSAMLNPRAMEALLQIQQGLQTLAAEAPALIPAAGLGNIGASGNAAPELASESEPNSQSGSGPRVATVTEQQQQQFVHQMLQALANASNEVRHEEAEFQEELEQLSSMGFRDRRANLQALISTGGDITTAIQHLLGL from the exons ATGCCAGGCTCGATGAAAAATGAACCGACGGGGCTTGAAAACGTCCACGTTTCCATCAGAAGCGCCACTGAGAGCAGAGACTTCACGGTTAGAGGAGACTGCACCGTCAGACAG ATGAGGTGGGACCTAGCAGAGCGCCTGGGAGCCAAGGCCGAGCAGTTGGTGCTGATCCACGCCGGCCGCGTCCTCAGAGAATCAGAACTCATGAGTCACCTTAAAGGACAGAGTGGGTCAGTCAGCCTCCGCATGATCCAAAG GCCTCCGTATTCGTCTGGCCCGCCCGCCAGTGATGCAGCTTCAGAAACAGTCCAGTCAGAACCCACAGCTGCTCTCGATCTCGATCCGGACAACTCAACTCCGactcccacctcccccctctGCCTGG TAGAAGGACTAGACAGTCTCGGCCTAGAGAACAGCAGTCCTGGCTTCTTCCCTGCACTCCAGCGCCAGATGGAGAACCAGTTGCTGGCTAACCCAGAGATGTTGCGCCGTGTCCTGGGCAGCCCCTTCGTGCACAACACCCTCTCCAACTCCGGCCCTCAGCTGACCAGACAGCTCATTCTGTCTAACCCCCAAATTCAGGATCTCCTGCAAACAACCCCAGAGTTTGAAGACATGCTGAACAACACAGATGTCATATCACAG GTGATGGAGCTCATCAGGAACCCTGACATGCTAGATGAAGTGATACAACCTGAAGGCAGAGCATTAGACAGTTTACAGCCAGAGCAGGACAAGCCTGAGACCGTCCCTGGTCACTCTGATGGTCGACGGAGGACAGATTCAAAAATACGGGAACACAGTCTTAACCTGACGCAG ATTGACGGGATAGAAGTACCAACTGTAGAGACTACATCTTCAAGGAGTCATCAAACTCCAAAGGGAGAAAGTTCCCAGACACCGTCTGTCTCCACGGATCCTCTCAAAGGATTCGCTGCTGCCTCCAGAGCTGGTCCTAACTCACAAAGCACCAGCACTGCAG GCATGCAGTCACTGCTGGAGGAGATCACAGCCAGTCCTGGTCTGATGGAGAGCCTGCTGTCTGGGCCGTATGTCAGTAGTCTTCTGAATTGTCTCAGCCAGAACCCTGACCTGGCTGCACAG ATGCTGCTGAGCCACCCTCTGTTCTCAGGAAAtcctcagctgcagcaggaaatgAGAGGGCAGATTCCTCTCTTTCTGCAACAG ATGCAGAGTCCAGAGTTGCTGTCAGCCATGTTGAACCCCAGAGCCATGGAGGCTCTACTACAGATCCAACAGGGCCTTCAGACTCTGGCTGCAGAGGCTCCAGCCCTCATACCGGC GGCCGGGCTCGGGAACATTGGAGCCAGTGGTAATGCTGCTCCTGAGCTTGCATCTGAGTCGGAACCGAACAGCCAATCAGGAAGCGGTCCTCGGGTTGCCACagtgacagagcagcagcagcagcagtttgtacACCAGATGCTACAGGCGCTGGCTAACGCCAGTAACGAG GTCCGCCATGAGGAGGCTGAGttccaggaggagctggagcagctgaGCTCAATGGGCTTCAGAGACAGACGGGCAAACCTTCAGGCCCTCATCAGCACAGGAGGAGACATCACCACTGCAATACAACATCTGCTCGggctctga